In the genome of Mangifera indica cultivar Alphonso chromosome 9, CATAS_Mindica_2.1, whole genome shotgun sequence, the window aaaattttggtttatattatatatttcatggGGAGATCAGCAACATCCATTTTGAAAGTTAGTAAATGTGTTATTATTCTTTAGAGATATTTCAAATCATCAACCATTCTAATTGTAACTGACAAATGGAAAGTTTATCAAGGAGCCATGGTTTGACACCAAAACTCAAACCTCAGTTGGGTTCTCATCATTTTCTAATATCCATCCATATTACATTCATAACGATAGCCCACACAAACTAAGACTTCTAGGAGCCATGATTTGGCAccaaaactcaaacttgaattggGTTCTCATCGTTTTCTAATATCCACCTATAGTATTATTCCTCAAGACACAAATGTAAGACAAGATGTTAAATTTAGTTGATGTTATAGATggtttattgttattaaaaaaatcaaatcacttACCATGATTTTTTGGATGCAACTTGTTTGGGTTGATTGGACTGATGGAATTTGGAAGCAAAGTGGATTCTGGTAGAATAATCCAGGAGCTTTTTCTTGAGATGTGGAGATGtttttgtgaaaaattttagcTGCAAAATTGCTTAAACTTGAACACGGCTGAAAAATTGCAGTAAAATATGCAGTGCTTCGAATAATCTGATATGTTCCACGTGTTGCCTTTGATGATCTCGTGACCCAGGGGAGTTGacagaaataaagaaaaagatttttaaaaaaatgttccATGTGTTGCCTTTGATAATCCTAATGAAGCTGAGTGAAGATTGCAGCTGCtggaatttattttttgataaattgaaGATGTGCTCAAGTGCTCTGAAACAAAGCCAATataagtttgtttttgttgtttaatatgttgacaaactttcttatccattttgaattgttttagtttGTATTTAGTTGGAATGTAATCAATGCAGCTTGGAGTTGTTAGAGCAGGTAAGCTCTTGGTTTGCTTTGTAAGAAATTGatggtttagcttaatttgagcTGCTGTGTACTTGTATTAAATAGGATAGAaggtatataaatgtattattgaaGTAATGAAAATAGTAGTGACTTTTTACAGCCAAAAAAGACTTCTTCCGTTCCAGCTTtgttctttcttctcttctcctcTGTTTTTGCGTTTTTTCATGCTTTCTTTGCATacaaatctccattaaaaacCAACAAATCCAGGCCTTGAGTTTTGTGCTCTGGGTTCTCTCCTAACTGGCTGGACCTCTTTGCTTGCGTGCTCAGTAGCTTCCTTCTTTCTTTTAGTGATAAAGGGAGTCAAGTCAACTGCTCgtgctttctttatttaattgataaagatGTCAACTTGCTTCTTAAAAATCAACTTTGGAGCTATTATGATCAGGAATGTCTTCATCATGTTGATGAAATTAGCTGCTTCAGGATCAGTTGTGGTTTACTTGAATGTAAGTTGGGTTTTCTTCAATCTTCTTCTACTTCATGTTGCTCTAGCTCAGAAAAATGGGTCTCAAGCTACAACAGCTCCTAATGAAGGTCAACTTCTAAGCTCCATCTTCTTTTTGGCTGTTAAGATGATTTTCTAGCAAACACTTGTTCTCATTCTTCTTCTGCTAACAGTGAGAGCTTTAAATGCATTATATGAAAAATGGGGGATAtctacaaataaaaaacaatggaATATAAGTGGAGAGCCATGCAGTGGAGGAGCCATTGACGATTCCATCCCCATTGATGCAAATGGGTACAACCCTTTTATCAAGTGTAACTTTTCTTACAACAATAATACTCTTTGCCACATTACCGAGATGTAAGTCTCATCACTTTTAACCTTTTACTGAgtagaaaaagacaaaattttggGGTTGCTTACTTTTACATTTTCTTAGTCAGGAGAGTTTGTGGTCTGCAAATTGAAGGTGTTATCCCAGATGAGCTATGGAGTTTGAATTTCCTCACAAAACTGTATGGTTTTGTATAATTCCtgtaaatttatttcaattgaGTATGATTTAGACCGCTAGATGAGgaataatttacttatttttcattgtttttgtttaatcttTCCGTATGAGACTCTTGGGTTGTCCCACATCGGTTGAGAAAGGGATTGGGTGTTAGCATTTCAATGTGAGAGAGTTTATTCCTTGAGCTAGTTCTTGGGATGGGGGAAGAGTGCTTCAGAGCCCGATTGCCATAACTCCACCCAAACGTTCACGGGCGTGAAGGTCCAACTAGTTGGCCATTGTCCCGCATTGGTGGGAAGGTTGCTGGGTTGTGGGAGAGGGACTAGATGTCATTGTGTAAGtgaattaaaatttgtgttactaaatataaatcctacctatttcttctgtttttaaCAGGGAAGTGGGACAAAATCTCTTGTCAGGTCCACTATCTCCATCTGTAAGCAATCTAACAGCAATAAAATACCTGTAAGCtgatatagattttttatttggaaaCCTACACAAGTTTTTCTACTgccaatattttgttttattttgttcagGCACTTAGGCCTTAATACATTGTCTGGCCAGCTTCCAAACGAGCTTGGCATGCTTTCTGAGTTGGTATCACTGTAAGTTTAAAGTTTATCTTCTTCTTAatctataataatttatctaaatgAATGCTTTGTGTAATTGCATTTCAATTTGATATATGAAGAACTATATTTTTGGGGATGCAGAAGTATTGGCCCAAACAACTTCTCTGGTCCTGTGCCACCCGAGCTTggtaatttgttaaatttagaatatttgtatATCGAAACAAACAGCTTCTCTGGTCCTTTGCCATCGGAGCTTGGCAATTTGGTGAAATTAAAGACACTGTAAGTTGTTATTAACTTTTGAGTTTCGTCTCCTATGCAAAATCTTCCTTATATTGACCATATATCCTACTGAATAATGTTTCACATAAGAATGCAATATGTGAAGTTCTCAGCTAGGTTCAGTCTTATTGTAAACCAGTGACCAGATTGTGATTGAATTCATGAAAATTCTTTGCCTTGGCAGATATATGGACAGCTGTGGAGTGAGTGGCGAGATTCCTTCAAGCTTTGCAAATTTGAGGAACCTGGAAAGAGTGTAACTTTTTGGTTTTGTTAATCTTTTAATGGAAAATGGCTTGGATCAGATCTTAAACTAATTCTTTTATTGTGCTCAGGTGGGCTTTTCATGTTGAACTTGCAGGAAGGATTCCTGACTTCATAGGGACTTGGACAAACCTTAACACCTTGTGAGAAAAATATTCCAACTTTTgtctgtattttattttcaatcagGCTTCTTCACTGTGAAATTAATTTCAAGCACTTTATTGTCCTACATTTTGTTGTAGGAGGTTCCAAGGAAACTCATTTGAAGGGCCAATTCCGTCATCCTATTCCAATCTGACTTCTATGGGAGAGTTGTGAGTGTCAGCTTGTGACATTTCattgataatgttttaatttctcaaaataatCAAAGCTAACAATctcatgaaaaatgaaaatgtagGAGAATAAGTGATTTATCTGGTGGGAGTTTGTCATTGGCATTTATAAggaatatgaaatatttaactATCTTGTAGGGCAACATTAACAAATTTCTAACATCATGTGTTGAATTACCTCATATATACTTTTATgtgtttttcttcctcttctttctttgatCTATAATGTCTTTTCAATACAATGACAGTGAACTAAGGAATAGCAAAATTTCAGATTCAATTCCTTCTGATCTCTACTACCATTGGGATTTGCAGTATCTGTTAGTAACTTATTCCCTTTTCTCTTGTTCATTTTCCCTCCGTTACATTTTGGTTGTTAGCCAGTTTCTTCATCTTATAATTCTGTaatccttatatttttcttcaggGATCTGAGTTTCAACAATATAACTGGACAGATTCCCAATTCGCTTTTCAAGTCAATGATGTTGACTCACCTGTAATCTGTCATTATAATTTGTTGTATCATTTACATCCCTGAATATTCTCATTATATTCAAACTTCTTGTGGTGCTTGAATGTTCTCATTATAATGAAACATGTATTGCTGCTTTTATACCCAGATTTCTTGGAAATAATGGATTAATTGGAACTCTGCCTGCTGTTAAAAGTGAGAATCTTGTCAACATGTAAGTACTTCAAAAATATTTGCATTGATCTCCCTACTAATTAAGATATCAATTTTTGTGAGCAATTTGTGTTGCGGACCAAAATAAAGAAATCGAGACATAGCATTACGaatttttgttttgagtttCTATCAAAGTAAACGGTGTCAATTAGTAATTAAAGTTTCTTAAACTTGCCAACTATGTAACACATTTGCTTGGTGCTGCTGAGAACAGAatgaaaaagaatcaaaatttccTTATCCGTTGGTCTTCTCAAATCTTCTATTTTCTCTCCTCTTAGATTCTGGAAATTTCTTTCTCTAGATTGACTCTGTCTTCATCTCCCTCTCCTTTTAGTTCAGTCCACGTCAGTCTGATCATAATGCTAAACTTGTATTCAAGATTCTCTGTTTAGTGCATTTCCAATATGAAATCAAAGATGTAAAACCTGTTCCCACCAGAAAATCACCTGTTTTTTTATCTTCTCCATCCAATTTTATATGTGCatattagaagaaaaataaatatttatttgagcTGTATAGATTAGCATCCAGATTGGGACTTGTCAGCTTTCTTTATTTTCCAGAAAACATATGCATCCATAATcctgaattttcttttttcctagATTTGGACTAACATTTCTATCTAGGCATGTTAAGTAGACATGTGAGGTTCTTGTGAAAATGGGGAAGTTAAACTTTTGGATGTTGTAAAATGATTACAGTAAAAATCAATGTGACTTGAATAATGCCTGGATACTGGCTAACTGGTGTACTGTGTAGCTAAAATTCTTCTTAGCTTGTGCTTGCAGAGATGtttcatacaattttttattgggCAGCAATCCTTCTTGGGTAAACAGACAAAATCTACAACTGTAAGTCTTGAAGTTCTTATAAACTTAGATTTCATGCCATATTTAATTTACAAAGCAACATATAATATTAGCTCCAAGTTAACTTTCATTCAAAACTTTCTTTTCTAGCAGAGAATTGTATTCTATGTGTTGGGGTGAAACTAACATTGAGACTTTTATTGGTGCAATCTGCAGAAATTTAGTTGCCAATAACTTCACTCTAGGAAGTAACAGCAGGTGATTGTCTCATTTCTATGTTTCATTCAAATGCTCGATACTATCTATAACATTTGTGAGAAAGAATAGTTGCCTAACTAAGTTGTTGATTGTTGGTCCACCACAAAAGTGATGGGGGATGAAGCTTTCTCTCACTACCCACACCCAACTTGTTCATTAAAGTGGCAGAAAACCTCCCCTCAATTAGAGCCTTCGGAGATGTGATTTTACTAAAACTGGAGAGCTAGAACTACACGGACCATTACCTCTCCATGTACTTGGCTGAAATTATTCTTAAACCTTGAATTCTAATACCACTTTTTGGGCCACCACAAAACCGCTGTTAGGCCTTTcccacctcaaaagctagctcaAAAGGTAAGACTTTCCTTTACACTTATATACACACATCGAGCTTGATTCCAAACTATTGTGGGATACTCACTATCGATGGTACATTTGAGAATGCATTTAGCAAGTTAACCTCTActctcaatttttaaaataaaagtttaatgcATGAAAGAGTAGCCATACCCTGAAAGGAAAAGTTACTGATATTGGTATTACTTGTAATAACAAGGctttaaagaaaactttttcTTTGCCAGCAATACTCTTTCTATCCTGGGTTGCATCCCTCAAGGCAATGTTTATTTTTGCCTTCATAtactgtttatttgattttaactaTGATTCttataagtttaattttgttcttctgataattattaattggatatcaaaatataatgaatatacTAGTAGAAATGGGTGCTTTAGTGCCTAGCTTTTGTTCTCTGTCATAATTAATGAAGTTCATCTTTTAAGTatattcttctttttccctCAGTGTTTTGCCGTATGGTCTAAATTGTCTCTAACGCTCTTTTCCTTGCAATCAAGGTTCTCCAATCTGTAAGTACAACTTCATTCTGTGGTCAAAAGACAAAGGAATGATCTATTTTGTAATGAACTTGATCTTAGAGAAGTACCATGGatattgtaaattaaatttggaCATATTCTTACTTTAATAGATTGGGATAGCTTTTCTGGACTTGCCTTCACAAGTGGCTATATTGGTTTGCAGATTTCAGCTTTGCAATTAACTGTGGTGGTCCTCAAATTACATCTTCCAATAATATTGTGTATGAGAGGGATAATGAGACCCTTGGTCCAGCTACATACTATGTGACCAATTCAGACAGATGGGGAATTAGTAGTGTTGGATATTTTACAGGGACCAATAATCCGTGGTTTACAATTTCTTCCGACTCTTAATTCACAAATACTCAAGGCTCAAAACTTTTCCAGACAGCACGTATTGCCCCTTCATCTCTAAGATGCTATGGTTTAGGCCTTGAAAACGGAAACTATACTTTGACTCTCAAGTTTGCAGAAATAGTTGAGATGGATTCTACTGGTAGGAAAAGTCTTGGGAGGCGGATTTTCGACATTTATGTTCAGGTATGACTTAGATCTGCAGATTACCTTAGCCAAAAAAGCCTCACCTATACATCACATTGGTTTATGCAGAGGTTAAAGCATGATGAAATGaccttaaatttattatatctcACAATGTAGTCCATGTCTGATTATTCCAGGGAATTTGCGTTGAAAAGGACTTTGACATAAAAAGGGTAGCAGGTGGAGTCCCAAGAACAGCAGTTCAGAGAGAGTATATGGCTCAGGTATCTGAAAACTACTTAGAAATCCACTTGTTTTGGGCTGGGAAAGGGACCTGCTGCATTCCCACCGATGGTACATATGGACCTTTAATTTCAGCCATCAGTGCTACCCCAGGTTAAAGCAATAGCTAccttttttctcttccttttttctcttttgtttgatTTCCTTGCATTTTATAGATATTGAGTTAAGTACTGAGCTTTGATACAGATTTTGAACCTACTCTAAGACCTCCAAGGGGACGAAATCCTATGACCAAGAAGAATAGAGCAGGCATTTTTGTTGGTGTTGTGGTTGTATTTTTGTTACTTCTTGCACTTTTCTTCATTATCCAGACAAGAAGAAGACCACAGATTGATGATGATGgtaaatcaaattatcttcaATATCATTAACGTCTTATCGATCACATATTtctgagagaaaaagaaaaaatggattTAACAAATCCTTGCTCAACTTATAAAGCAGAGGTTTATTAGTGAGTTCTGAAATGCAGTACAAAGTTAGAGAAATAAATAGGATTCAACTTGTTTTATTTCAATAGCATCTTAAAAGAATCAATATACCATTATTAGACAATTGCAAATGTTTCTTTCTAGCTTTTCTCAGctttaacttgaaaaaatatttcGTGAAGTATTTGATTTGACTAATTACAGTAAGCTATGTTGATGGTTGAATTTTCAGAGCTTCTGGGGATAGATGTTAGACCATACACTTACAGTTATGCTGAACTAAGGGCTGCTACAGAAGGCTTCAATCCTGCAAATAAGCTTGTAGAAGGAGGATTTTGACCAGTTTATAAGGTAATTCATTGTTCTAATCAATGCCAAACAAGAAGTGAGCACTTATTAGTGCCTTATGATTAATTGTTTTTCCAGAACTAAATACAGGTTGCAGCATTACTTTTCGTCCCAGATTCAATGGGAGACACAATCTTTTTACTTATCTATCTACGAAACTTATGATTTGTTCTCTTTGGTCAATAAAATGTGGTATGTGGTTCATGAAGTCAATCAAGTTTTTACTGATTTCTCTGACTGATTAAGTTGAATTCTTTACTCAATAGGGAACACTGTGTGATGGAAGGGTCATTGCTGTGAAGCAATTCTGTAGCATCCCACCAGGGGAAGAGCCAGTTTGTTGCAGAAATTGCTACTATATCTGCTGGACAGCACCGTAACTTAGTAAAACTTTATGGATGTTGTTACGAGGGAGCAAAAAAACTCCTTGTTTATGAATATCTAGAAAGTAGAAGCCTTAATAAAGCATTATTTGGTATGTGAATAGCATGTCAGTACTATGTTTTTCTTGGGAGTCCTAGCATAATTGTGTATGAAAATTACTACTCAGACTTTTATATGACTTTTGTGAAGCAGGAAAAGGAAGTTTGAACCTTGACTGGTTGATGCGTAATAATATATGTTTAGGAGTAGCAAAAGGTCTTGCTTATCTTCATGAAGAGTTAAGGCTTTGAATCATACACAGAGATGTGAAAGCCAGTAATATTCTTCTTGATGGTAATCTCATCCCCAAATTATCAGATTTTGGTTTAGCAAAACTTTATGATGATAAGAAGACCCACATAAGCACCCAGGTTGCAGGGACAATGTAagagattttcattttcttcctaaATTCGTTTAGATCATCATGTTTTATGCTCATGGGACTTACTGCATTGAATTGCTTTTATTAAACTGACACAGTGGATGTCTTGCACCGGAATATGCCATGCGTGGACATCTTACAGAGAAGACTGATGTGTTTGCCTTTGGAGTTGTGGCTCTAGAGGTTGTTAGTGGGAAGTTCGGAAGAAGAGATGTATCTTCTTGACTGGGTATGCATGACATTTCAGTATAGTAGTAAACATCAGTGctcttcttttatttcttgtgtTTTGGTTTGCATCATAATGATAACAGCACCAATGAATATTTTACCATTTGGGTAATGTGTTTGAGCACGCTCTACATCTAGAGGATCTACGAATCCATACCAGGTGTATAGAAACTTTTTGAGGACCACCCCATGGGATCCAAGTTGGTATATGTTAATTGTGAATTAAATTCCCatgaaaaaaagattgaatCTTAGCAGTCTAAAAGGTCCAAtttgtaacttttcaaatataCCATTCAAATTTGATATGCATGCCAATACCTTTTTGTCCTCCTGATCCTGTCACTTTGTATCATGACCTTGTGCATCTTTTCTGCTTCCCAGGCTTGGCATTTATACCAGAACAATCGCCTACTTGAACTGGTAGACTCCAAATTATCACAATTCAACGAGGAAGAAGTAAAATGTCTGATAGGAGTAGCACTTTTGTGTACTCAGTCATTGCCTTCATTGAGGCCATCTATGTCTCGTGTGATTGCCGTGCTTGGTGGAGATATTGAAGTCAGCGAAGTAAGTTCCAAGCCCGCATACTTGACTGAATGGTCATTTGCTGATGTTACCACCCTTGTTTGTGATTATTCAACCAAAGAAAGTGATGAAGGTAGCAGCCATCACAACTCAAGCCCAGGTCCATTGATTGGCCTTTCTAGATTGGATTCCACTTCTGCTTCATATTAGTTCAACACAGTATTCAGTATTATTCATAATGCAAAAGGGATGTAAAGAAGGTGTCTGACTTCACTATTCTCATTGTCACTATCAATGTTGAAAGATTCAATTGATCTTTTAGCATGTTAGGGAAATACTGATGCTGATGTAATCTGACATAGACTAATTAATCAGTTTTGTCTTATCATCtctaaacaatataaaatgtcaataGCATATCTAATATATCTTTGTCGATATGGGTTGTTTAAGGGTTTTACACTCACCTCATTGTTTGTTTGACGTGGGATTTCTTAATGTGAGTGATACCATTTATAACAATTTAATctgatttattgttaaaataattaatcatttttgtctTATCATCTCTAAACAATATACAATGTCAATACATACCTTACATTCCTTTATTGATGTGGGTTGCTTAAGGGTTTTACACTTATTTCATTGCTTGATATGAGATTTCTCAATGTTtgtgataccatttgtaacaatCAGATCTGattaattgtcaaaataatgCATGTATTAGACACAATCCATTATGGTTTTACTTTTGGAGTTTTGCAACTCAAAATACATTAAAACAATTTCAGAGtttcacaaactatttaactagtTTGAACTCATTATTCCAATTCGGGATACCATATGAGATGCTCATACATATTGAGCATCCCTAGCAAGATAACAGTAATAGATTATTCATGGGAGCAtttcaatcaaactaaaaacaaatattCATCATATTATTTCAGGATTATCTATAAAGTAGCAAATTACAAAAGCAGAACAGAATGTTCTGCACTTTCTGAGTACATCCAAACCAATTCTCCACCAATTTAATCAACCGAAAAAACCAAACCCATCTGTTGAAACCCTAAATCTAACCACACAAGATGACTCTAGTCAATCCAAGAACTAAACAGGACACactaaagaaaaacaatgtAACAAAGTCTCTTGCAGACCATTTTCTAACAGCTTTACTTTCAACTCTCAAACTCTTGGCCCTCCTCAGCGCATCAACTTCTTTCAAAAGATCAAACTCAATACCCTTCTTCTTCAACTCCTCGACGCACTTAGCCAACAGCTTCCCGTCCTCCTTCTCTCTCTCCAACAGCTTCTCCAAGTGGCTCTCAACATCAGACTTGTATCTGACGGCCCAGATCATCCCCAGAGAGCAAAGGAGTGAACATAAGCAGGGAATCCATGATCTCTCGCAGGAACCCATTTCTGCGTTCGAGGCATTGAAAAGGAGAATGAGAGAGATTGAgtgaaagaggaagaagaagatgtagAGCTGGGTCAATTCCTTACGGACTGAGTCGATTTGAGTCTCTTTGAGACAGATTCTGTTAAGAATTAGCTCTTCTTCTTTGAGCCATTGCTTCAGGAGAAGTTTGTGGGTTGGGGTTTCGGCGATTTCGTGAAGAGGATGCGGTGGCCGTGGCTCCATGGATGGTGGTTTTGTGCTCTGATCGTCAGCCATGAAAGTGAATGAATCAGAACGTTGAGAGGGTTTGTGGatttttaaactgtttttcAGAATCTAACGGTCGAATTTGGGAAAATCTTAAATAATTGTAATTGGACGGAAAAGCCCCTGGTCGGTGAATTGAGTGACGGGATTGTGGCCACTTTTTGTAAGTTTGCAACGGCTCTTTTTTTGGAGTTAAAATGGCGAATTTACCCTCGTGTATGTTTATCACCAAATGCACATGAAAATACATGTAATTACTTGTATGAAAAGATGATTtgaggagatttttttttttttggttaaaagacataaaaaCTTGAAAGTATCATTCATTattatccaatgacaagttttcatcAGATGAGTCAAAGGGAAAAGGGAGAGCGAGAGATAAGATGAGAGAGAGAAATCAACGATTGGTGACGGTGAATAATCACTAGAGATAAGGAGAAAGGAAGATCGAGGTGcaactaaagttttttaaaactctagGAGGCAGTtgtatatgataaaaaaaaataaagttttgtaATTCTAGCTTTAGGGGAAAAaagtcagtttttaaaccttaaaaaatatgagtagaaataaaaagggaaaaagactatttcccacccattttcaAACCTATACCCACGGAATATCAAAAAccctttttcccacccatgaccaaactgtcgtccaaattttcagttagggatagaggtaaaatcgttattttaattataaacctcaaaactttaaaatttcaccagtTCCCccctccaaattttaaaaactaacacctcaacccaccctcaaagtttgaaaaatttagattttacccctagggtttgctttctTTTCCGACcaccaccgacagccgacgcaTTCTATCAATctctcatctccgactacaaaagAC includes:
- the LOC123226162 gene encoding uncharacterized protein LOC123226162 gives rise to the protein MADDQSTKPPSMEPRPPHPLHEIAETPTHKLLLKQWLKEEELILNRICLKETQIDSVRKELTQLYIFFFLFHSISLILLFNASNAEMGSCERSWIPCLCSLLCSLGMIWAVRYKSDVESHLEKLLEREKEDGKLLAKCVEELKKKGIEFDLLKEVDALRRAKSLRVESKAVRKWSARDFVTLFFFSVSCLVLGLTRVILCG